Proteins encoded within one genomic window of Gallaecimonas pentaromativorans:
- the nadD gene encoding nicotinate-nucleotide adenylyltransferase, with the protein MKPLGLFGGTFDPIHLGHLRMAIEVMETFELESLHLLPNKVPPHRPQPLASAEQRLAMTRLAVEAVPGLVVDERELKRPGDSYTVDTLEDVAREFPGRPLLFMMGMDSLLSFTSWHGWQRILELASLAVCCRPGHRLDSDSLDVQLSWRLGEGPVTGPGQILPITTTELAISATDIRTRAKNGQRLDFLLPQAVADYIQASGLYRADKAS; encoded by the coding sequence ATGAAGCCGCTGGGCCTTTTTGGCGGCACCTTCGACCCCATCCACCTTGGCCACCTGCGCATGGCCATCGAGGTGATGGAAACCTTCGAGCTCGAATCGCTGCACCTGCTGCCCAACAAGGTGCCGCCGCACCGGCCCCAGCCGCTGGCGAGCGCCGAGCAGCGCCTGGCCATGACCCGCCTGGCGGTCGAGGCGGTGCCGGGGTTGGTGGTGGATGAACGGGAGCTCAAACGCCCCGGCGACTCCTACACCGTCGATACCCTTGAAGACGTGGCACGGGAATTTCCCGGCCGGCCGCTGCTGTTCATGATGGGTATGGACAGCTTGTTGTCTTTTACCTCCTGGCACGGCTGGCAGCGCATCCTGGAGCTGGCGTCCCTGGCGGTATGTTGCCGCCCCGGCCATCGCCTCGACTCCGACTCCCTGGACGTGCAGCTCTCCTGGCGCTTAGGGGAAGGCCCGGTGACAGGCCCTGGGCAAATCCTGCCCATCACCACCACCGAGTTGGCCATCTCGGCCACGGATATCCGAACGCGGGCCAAAAACGGCCAGCGGCTGGATTTTTTGCTGCCCCAAGCGGTAGCCGATTACATTCAGGCATCGGGCCTGTACCGGGCCGACAAGGCTTCGTGA
- the holA gene encoding DNA polymerase III subunit delta: MQVRPQQLNDALKRQPLWVLVFGDDAFLVEEALDKIRRHGQRWGVEERLSFTVEGGFDWAVIREEYQSLSLFASKRIIEINLQQKPDESGKAVLQELTQHPNPDLLLVLRGPRAEKGITNAPWFKTMSEQGIYLPLYPLGEREFPGWLARKLQDAGFKPTPEAVQALAHFTEGNLLAAAQEVEKLALLHPQGPLSEDDITGAVLDHARFDLFQWTDALLGDDAAKALRVLTRVMEEGTEPPLLLWALGRELDTLLALVTSGNPQGELAKRRMPPQRKSLYLAAIKRLSAGRLRQIGRHLAWLDQQFKTQDGRGVEQGLNDLTLAFFPGKRPALPVIRPGYVQ, translated from the coding sequence ATGCAGGTTCGCCCCCAGCAATTGAATGACGCCCTCAAACGCCAGCCCCTGTGGGTGCTGGTGTTTGGGGACGACGCCTTTCTGGTGGAAGAAGCCCTCGACAAAATACGGCGCCATGGCCAGCGCTGGGGCGTGGAAGAACGCTTGAGTTTTACCGTGGAAGGCGGCTTTGACTGGGCGGTTATCCGTGAGGAATACCAGAGCCTGTCGCTGTTCGCCTCCAAACGCATCATTGAGATAAACCTGCAGCAAAAACCGGACGAGTCCGGTAAAGCGGTGCTGCAGGAACTGACCCAACACCCCAATCCCGATCTGTTGCTGGTGCTGCGCGGCCCCCGCGCCGAAAAAGGCATCACCAACGCCCCCTGGTTTAAAACCATGAGCGAGCAGGGTATTTACCTGCCCCTCTACCCCCTTGGCGAGCGCGAGTTTCCTGGCTGGCTGGCCAGAAAGCTGCAAGATGCCGGCTTTAAACCCACCCCGGAGGCGGTCCAGGCCCTGGCCCACTTCACCGAAGGCAACCTGCTGGCTGCCGCCCAGGAAGTAGAAAAACTGGCCCTCTTGCATCCCCAAGGGCCCTTGAGCGAAGACGACATCACCGGTGCGGTGCTGGACCACGCCCGTTTTGATCTCTTCCAGTGGACCGACGCCCTCTTGGGCGACGACGCCGCCAAGGCGCTGCGGGTTCTGACCCGGGTAATGGAAGAAGGCACCGAGCCACCGCTGCTGCTGTGGGCCCTTGGCCGGGAGCTAGATACCCTGCTGGCGCTGGTTACCTCCGGCAACCCGCAAGGAGAGCTTGCCAAAAGGCGCATGCCCCCTCAGCGCAAGAGCCTGTACCTGGCCGCCATCAAACGGCTATCCGCCGGCCGGCTGCGGCAAATCGGCCGCCACCTTGCCTGGCTTGACCAGCAATTTAAAACCCAGGACGGGCGCGGCGTCGAGCAAGGGCTTAACGATCTGACCCTGGCCTTCTTCCCCGGCAAGCGCCCGGCGCTGCCGGTTATTCGCCCGGGGTACGTGCAATGA
- the lptE gene encoding LPS assembly lipoprotein LptE, which produces MRWLVFATLLLLGGCGFHLQGSYEMPSSFKTVNLTSFDPYASITKAVTKSLTASGVNLIGGNGPEIHLVADHLDRQTLSLFSTGQVAEYELVYTLTWQIIEKDKDPRDLTIEVRRDYQDDPTKILAKDKERELLVDEMRKEAADRLVRQLAQG; this is translated from the coding sequence ATGCGCTGGCTTGTCTTTGCCACCCTGTTGCTGCTCGGAGGTTGCGGTTTTCACCTCCAGGGCAGCTATGAGATGCCGAGCAGCTTCAAAACGGTGAACCTCACCAGTTTTGACCCCTACGCCAGCATCACCAAGGCGGTTACCAAGAGCTTGACCGCCAGTGGGGTTAACCTCATTGGCGGCAATGGCCCGGAGATCCACCTGGTGGCCGACCACCTGGACCGCCAGACCCTGAGTCTGTTCAGCACCGGCCAGGTGGCGGAATACGAGCTGGTCTACACCCTCACCTGGCAGATCATCGAGAAGGACAAAGATCCGCGGGATCTCACCATCGAAGTGCGCCGCGACTACCAGGACGACCCCACCAAGATCCTCGCCAAGGACAAGGAACGGGAACTGCTGGTTGACGAAATGCGCAAAGAAGCGGCGGACCGCCTGGTACGCCAACTGGCCCAGGGCTGA